A single region of the Selenomonas sp. oral taxon 920 genome encodes:
- a CDS encoding DNA-directed RNA polymerase subunit alpha C-terminal domain-containing protein gives MNDLRYEQISIDEIDLSVRSYNALKRAGIETLAELVTAYEHGSLLDIRNLGVKSYEDIKETIEEISGSGFQLVEDYGEEESFEQYVIPEAIENVSVYDLDISTRLRNGLVHSGFDTVGKILKMTRDDMNSVRGMGAKTADELKRIICKIHEEGFNYFADDRVKCTSVDERHKRALDVETVKRLKEGYGFKPGWLTEWYNVTRSRIQQILNKGRNRGNWLNREMTASDEGLLLNMIEKKVESIESDKGIKAYFLSNGTGDCAAIFVSDDAIKCFFLNMMPEYIQTKIKESRLDCLFMDELEIISSGKIVSILKQEYFCPENTGTFRQFASKRGMSIEEYCKILTGMEYVTTQSTVNDEKIVAFLNAYSINGRLMIPSNKDTLWFRSFIARHGYSIEDIADLYGFAEQQMEDEMQEFCSIESDMQPYEIDSKIPVEKTFAENPLLGNEILSEKRKESLYTITKKYINQRLRDPRIEFPLRAKMQITLAVISYAKEWDSGDESGFWKYITTQFGYRDEMNQLRDILCDCVREATVKNRRWFISSEKGSQYKSTIVVHALTTKKSWMLMYDFLFDFYKTNMEWTYIEDDPIIERMVMALRNKLNTGDEADDDRFEISAKVYSFQEGIRKLIIYRTGYAIKLICHMLRRIDGIINHTIAPAQLYVDVLCDQWFESKLKRAREDRKYESSVSVARSIAIDYTRIRPAYILQNETDVIISFPDIRLKKTEFEKVELLVYTGDVNVDVRSLSYYGNELGKTLHGFHVDVNKCLQRGDGTLHIRIVLSCDDEEIYDSGDTLYREYLCFSNSKECDVRDCEKGAYSFFTTECNALDFIGSEVSDIDAGSRWKSYFVRLGENFVVKYDDQIIAFDRSDGSPDSGIRVIHPASDAGVVFTKKGHKYCVVTKATGILLILDDKEKLRKYVVSMNATRLGLGDIAPEVSGTSFIYTIPLQTVEDQTCNFQIVDLEKNRIISRFSVKVIQGFSINFNRDFYFSSEDFEGAYVNIVSLHSSKRYEINSSDEEISFPYDDGMVELKIPRVYVRNNEGQEWNRGYTAWIKQIKQNEKIYIATPKDCSCNMKLGTVDITEEAKGCFDYGNAVFAYSGGVDPTWIDLILTISKDREIQEYNIGRISTTERFVGEVQFDYHDSTLFWNKGMGFIGNPNGQFKLRIETAEGAEDYPLNLNDEVIVGTSKLALNEYTYSIVKESENIFLGDETILDEGTLFIGDRNELRFNQRMIEITNITFEEGGDLRSVDIRNTYIERIEYKGIQFVDSEERECPVYNGVMFFMGQSTRHYEFSFEDKISEKGFQLYKINPVKIVFINDHTLSITNEDGDGIYYYRYFDKSSGENRYSITDREPTIDKQRYYYLADLYTYRKTRVE, from the coding sequence TGATTTACGATATGAACAGATAAGTATAGACGAAATAGATTTATCGGTGCGGTCATATAATGCACTTAAACGTGCGGGTATAGAAACGCTGGCAGAATTAGTAACAGCCTATGAACATGGATCGCTTCTTGACATTCGCAATCTTGGTGTGAAAAGTTATGAGGACATTAAGGAAACTATTGAAGAGATCAGCGGTAGTGGTTTTCAACTTGTGGAGGATTATGGAGAAGAGGAATCTTTTGAGCAATATGTGATTCCTGAAGCGATTGAAAATGTTTCGGTTTATGACTTGGATATTAGTACCCGTTTACGAAATGGACTTGTTCACAGTGGGTTTGATACAGTTGGAAAAATCCTCAAAATGACTAGAGACGATATGAATTCTGTCCGAGGGATGGGGGCAAAGACTGCAGATGAACTGAAAAGAATCATTTGTAAAATACATGAAGAAGGATTTAACTATTTTGCTGATGATAGAGTGAAATGTACCTCTGTGGATGAAAGGCATAAAAGAGCTCTAGATGTTGAGACTGTAAAGAGACTTAAAGAAGGCTACGGGTTTAAGCCTGGATGGCTTACAGAATGGTACAATGTTACTCGATCCAGAATACAGCAAATTTTAAATAAAGGTAGAAATCGTGGAAACTGGCTGAATAGAGAAATGACTGCGTCAGATGAGGGGCTTCTTCTCAACATGATAGAGAAGAAAGTCGAAAGCATTGAATCTGATAAAGGAATAAAAGCGTACTTTCTTAGCAATGGTACGGGTGACTGCGCAGCCATATTTGTATCAGACGATGCAATAAAATGCTTCTTCCTGAACATGATGCCGGAATATATACAGACCAAAATAAAAGAAAGTAGACTTGACTGTTTGTTCATGGATGAACTTGAAATTATATCCAGTGGAAAAATTGTCTCGATTCTTAAACAGGAATATTTTTGTCCCGAGAACACGGGGACTTTTCGTCAGTTTGCCAGTAAAAGGGGGATGAGTATAGAGGAATACTGTAAAATTTTAACTGGAATGGAATATGTTACAACACAGTCAACGGTGAACGATGAGAAGATCGTTGCATTTCTGAATGCCTACTCTATTAACGGCAGACTGATGATTCCATCCAATAAGGATACACTGTGGTTTCGCTCATTTATAGCCCGACATGGATATTCCATCGAGGATATAGCAGACCTTTATGGATTTGCAGAACAACAGATGGAGGACGAAATGCAGGAATTTTGTTCTATAGAGTCAGATATGCAGCCATACGAGATTGATTCGAAAATCCCGGTTGAAAAAACCTTTGCAGAAAATCCACTTCTTGGAAATGAAATACTTTCAGAGAAGCGGAAAGAAAGTCTGTATACGATTACAAAGAAATATATCAATCAGCGACTGAGAGATCCTCGAATAGAATTCCCGCTAAGGGCAAAAATGCAAATTACGCTTGCTGTTATTTCTTATGCCAAAGAGTGGGATTCCGGAGATGAGTCCGGCTTTTGGAAATATATTACGACGCAGTTCGGTTACAGAGATGAGATGAATCAACTTCGAGATATACTCTGTGATTGCGTACGAGAAGCCACAGTGAAGAATCGTAGGTGGTTTATCTCAAGTGAAAAAGGGTCTCAATACAAATCTACTATTGTTGTCCATGCACTGACCACAAAAAAATCATGGATGCTGATGTATGATTTTCTTTTTGATTTTTACAAGACAAATATGGAGTGGACGTATATCGAGGATGATCCAATTATAGAAAGAATGGTTATGGCACTGCGAAACAAGCTGAATACAGGCGATGAGGCTGATGATGACAGGTTTGAAATCAGTGCAAAAGTTTATTCCTTCCAGGAGGGGATCCGCAAACTCATTATATACAGGACTGGATATGCAATTAAGCTCATCTGTCATATGCTTCGCAGGATCGATGGAATAATAAACCATACAATTGCGCCAGCGCAATTGTATGTGGATGTTCTGTGTGATCAATGGTTTGAGAGCAAGTTAAAGAGAGCAAGAGAGGATAGGAAATATGAGTCGAGTGTTTCTGTAGCAAGAAGCATCGCGATTGATTACACGAGAATCCGGCCGGCATATATTCTACAGAATGAGACAGATGTTATTATATCATTTCCCGATATACGACTTAAAAAGACCGAATTTGAAAAAGTTGAACTTCTAGTTTACACCGGAGATGTTAATGTTGATGTCAGATCGTTAAGTTATTACGGAAATGAACTTGGAAAAACATTGCATGGATTTCATGTTGATGTAAATAAGTGTCTGCAAAGGGGGGACGGAACCCTTCATATCCGTATCGTTTTATCCTGCGATGATGAAGAAATATATGATTCAGGGGATACGCTTTACAGAGAATATCTGTGTTTTTCAAACTCAAAGGAATGTGATGTTCGTGATTGTGAAAAAGGAGCGTATTCCTTCTTTACAACTGAATGTAACGCTTTGGATTTCATAGGGAGTGAGGTGTCGGATATTGATGCCGGCAGCCGGTGGAAGTCATATTTTGTGAGACTTGGAGAGAATTTTGTAGTCAAATATGACGACCAGATCATAGCATTTGATCGTTCAGATGGATCACCAGACAGTGGCATCCGAGTGATACATCCTGCGTCAGACGCGGGAGTGGTATTTACAAAGAAGGGGCATAAATACTGTGTTGTCACAAAGGCAACCGGCATTCTTCTTATATTGGATGATAAGGAAAAGCTGCGCAAGTATGTCGTGTCAATGAACGCGACGCGGCTTGGACTAGGCGACATTGCTCCGGAGGTATCAGGTACCAGCTTTATTTACACCATACCACTTCAGACGGTAGAGGATCAGACTTGTAATTTTCAGATTGTCGATTTAGAGAAAAACAGAATTATTTCGAGATTTTCAGTAAAAGTTATACAGGGATTCTCCATCAATTTCAATCGGGATTTTTATTTCAGCAGCGAGGACTTTGAAGGTGCCTATGTAAATATTGTGAGTTTGCATAGTTCGAAAAGATATGAGATTAATAGCAGCGATGAAGAGATTTCTTTTCCCTATGATGATGGAATGGTTGAACTCAAAATACCTAGGGTATATGTTAGAAATAATGAAGGGCAGGAGTGGAACAGAGGGTATACGGCATGGATAAAACAGATTAAACAGAACGAAAAAATATATATTGCGACCCCCAAAGACTGTTCCTGCAATATGAAGCTCGGTACGGTCGATATTACGGAAGAGGCAAAGGGCTGTTTTGATTATGGCAATGCAGTGTTTGCATATTCCGGTGGAGTCGATCCAACATGGATCGATCTTATACTTACTATATCGAAAGACCGGGAGATACAGGAATACAATATCGGACGTATATCGACGACGGAACGGTTCGTAGGAGAAGTGCAATTTGACTATCATGACAGCACCCTTTTTTGGAATAAGGGCATGGGGTTCATCGGCAATCCGAATGGGCAGTTTAAGCTGCGCATAGAAACAGCGGAAGGGGCTGAGGATTATCCTCTTAACCTGAATGATGAGGTTATTGTCGGCACGTCTAAACTTGCCTTAAATGAATATACGTACAGCATCGTAAAGGAGTCTGAAAATATCTTTCTGGGAGATGAGACGATTCTTGATGAGGGTACACTTTTTATAGGTGATAGAAATGAATTAAGATTCAACCAACGTATGATAGAGATAACAAACATTACCTTTGAGGAAGGAGGGGATTTAAGAAGCGTTGATATTCGAAATACGTATATTGAACGGATAGAATATAAGGGGATTCAGTTTGTGGACAGTGAAGAGAGAGAATGCCCTGTGTACAACGGTGTCATGTTCTTTATGGGACAAAGCACGAGACATTATGAATTTTCCTTTGAGGACAAGATATCAGAAAAAGGATTTCAGTTGTATAAAATCAATCCTGTGAAAATCGTATTTATCAACGACCATACACTGAGCATTACTAATGAGGACGGTGACGGTATCTATTACTACAGATATTTTGACAAATCATCAGGGGAAAATCGTTACTCTATCACTGATAGAGAACCCACAATCGACAAGCAGAGATATTATTATCTGGCGGATTTATATACATACAGAAAGACGAGGGTGGAATAA
- a CDS encoding DEAD/DEAH box helicase, producing the protein MFNPMKASESIKAEFISYVLTSFHIADRDYANQFAAELNQENSVAKGPYLDISDSFEIGKNIESLIEEGELSPLFRDLEKEVPENDKEIKLQRKLYLHQEKAIRKINQEHNLVVTTGTGSGKTECFVLPIINYLLREKQAGTLSRGVRAILIYPMNALANDQMKRLRMILKNYPDITFGVYNSSTKQNDEEGIAEYGRIFKDANGRVLNPLPNEVLSRETMQNTPPHILVTNYAMLEYMMLRPNDDQVFSGAKLKFLILDEAHIYRGATGMETSLLLRRLKARISNPAQVRHILTSATLGGKEADKDIVTFAETLCAAKFQEDDIIRSNTVMPEFPNWMIDYPIRLFSELSNPESSLNEILDAYHVEYDSSLSDAETLFDLCMSSTLYKALRECVTGPMTVKQITSRVNSLMPVTEDDIVNLIHVASRAEKNKMALIKARYHMFVRALEGAYITIGARKSIFLNRSKYTPDGKYRVFEAAVCDDCGRIGIAGKEVHGFFEFAHDRWDKEKEVYLLREQNERWDEQEDDEDDATEQNGCGKNDFLICATCGKILHESRRSEFDCDCDTANRIRVRKAEVKGTRSEHRCPCCNIGHMKLFYLGYDAATAVLGTELFEQLPEHEAVLKSKNKEEQPTGELFSMAIASKPVIETIRKKRQFLSFSDSRSEAAFFACYMTSFYQEFLRRRGIWHVIKENQDSINKNPWEIVTLVDEITSYFDTNRTFADPGDDGKKNLTAVSRHQAWIAVLNEMVGARRSTSLVSMGILDFSYKGNNPQLMTAVANKYGKSIEDVVALFHLLVMDLVYNGALEGEGVNLTDDDREYIYYTASPRRFVKCKQSESERKKNGLSGWIPRRKSNGGSFKNGRVKRTMQVLGISEEEAIDLLSKFWESVLLQSEFSMTHDGGAEYYISTNRFVVKAGSEALPVFVCAKCGKTTMTNCQDKCVSIRCDGKLRRVSHEDLLSDNHFARLYSTEQMRPMHIREHTAQLGRAEQQTYQEMFVNKEINALSCSTTFEMGVDVGDLETVYLRNMPPSPANYVQRAGRAGRSIHSAAYALTYAKLGSHDFTYFDKPERMISGKIGVPLFSISNEKVVLRHIFAVALADFFGHYEEVYNRNDANELLNNDGYEKLVDYIKSRPNELFDILKQSIPVNLHDGMGITDWSWTEKLIGDDGVLKVAVEDFRNTVAWYGKEIFRLKRKNDIQAAAHYERHLKAYRRSPDDKRGRNELIEFLVRNNVLPKYGFPVDTVELYQGTNSPFGKKLQMVRDLQLAIAEYAPDAQVVADGMLYTSRYIRKLPQTTGQDWEEVYIAECKNKFCKTWNYRRTEPSKDGEKCISCHSIIEKARWKKAIEPRKGFIAEPKPTAVPLRKPDRSFKSEDYYIGDPQRQIMTKKTFLIEGSHKIQMETSTNDSLMVVCKDNFFVCDRCGYSISSVSGKNKKDFNSNAKYIEERHKTPWDKDCNGRLYRKDLCHAFKTDVVQIVFGTSRAKNQAVMLSVMYALLEAMSDELDIERTDIKGCLHKVRYENSMVYAIILYDGVAGGAGHVRRLVTEDCGVFQRIVSKAVSLTKNCNCSPSCYRCLRNYYNQAVHNILDRCEAYRFLEAFSGEAIVIPDEDFQEKHSAKPTAEITEDCLRFGDSWPCSYNNWSEFMVMIPDNCKEIFADFDYCHIPLPTEAYCKCKVQGTDYEYEVLLLWEDKKIMVFEDDRQKLDVAGWTSMKVGEIKAKAFINLF; encoded by the coding sequence ATGTTTAATCCGATGAAAGCGTCTGAAAGCATAAAGGCTGAATTCATCAGCTATGTATTGACCAGTTTTCATATTGCAGACAGAGACTATGCCAACCAGTTTGCTGCGGAATTGAATCAAGAGAATTCTGTGGCGAAGGGGCCCTATCTTGATATTAGCGATTCCTTTGAAATAGGAAAGAACATAGAAAGCCTGATTGAAGAGGGAGAACTTTCTCCGTTGTTCAGAGATCTCGAAAAAGAGGTGCCGGAAAACGACAAGGAGATCAAGTTGCAGAGAAAGCTGTATCTGCATCAGGAGAAAGCCATTCGAAAGATCAACCAGGAGCATAATCTGGTTGTGACAACGGGTACCGGTTCCGGCAAGACAGAATGTTTTGTTTTGCCCATCATAAATTATCTGCTTCGGGAAAAACAGGCCGGAACACTCTCCCGTGGTGTGCGGGCAATTTTGATCTATCCGATGAATGCATTGGCGAACGATCAGATGAAACGCCTGCGAATGATTTTGAAGAACTATCCTGATATTACCTTTGGTGTTTACAACAGCAGCACTAAACAGAATGATGAGGAAGGCATAGCAGAATATGGTCGTATATTTAAGGATGCCAACGGTCGCGTGTTGAATCCACTTCCTAATGAAGTGTTATCCAGAGAAACAATGCAGAATACACCGCCGCATATTCTAGTGACGAACTATGCGATGCTTGAATACATGATGCTTCGGCCGAACGACGATCAGGTATTCTCTGGGGCGAAGTTAAAGTTTCTTATTCTTGATGAGGCGCATATATATAGAGGTGCAACAGGAATGGAAACATCACTGCTCCTAAGACGATTGAAGGCCAGAATCAGTAATCCAGCGCAAGTCCGGCATATTCTTACCAGTGCAACTCTCGGAGGAAAGGAAGCGGATAAGGATATCGTGACATTTGCTGAGACTTTGTGTGCGGCAAAATTTCAGGAGGACGATATTATCCGATCTAACACGGTCATGCCGGAATTCCCGAATTGGATGATTGACTATCCTATTCGGCTATTTTCCGAACTTTCCAATCCGGAAAGTTCACTGAACGAAATTCTTGATGCATATCATGTGGAGTATGACAGCAGCCTCAGCGATGCGGAAACCCTGTTCGATCTATGTATGTCCTCAACGCTGTACAAGGCGCTTCGTGAATGTGTGACCGGTCCAATGACGGTAAAGCAGATCACCTCTCGTGTTAATAGCCTCATGCCTGTTACGGAAGATGACATTGTTAATCTTATCCATGTCGCATCTCGTGCAGAGAAGAATAAGATGGCACTTATCAAGGCAAGATATCACATGTTCGTACGTGCGCTTGAAGGTGCTTACATCACCATCGGGGCGCGGAAGAGCATCTTCTTGAACCGCTCCAAGTATACTCCGGACGGGAAATACAGAGTTTTTGAGGCGGCAGTGTGTGATGATTGCGGCCGCATCGGTATCGCCGGAAAAGAAGTGCATGGCTTCTTTGAATTCGCCCATGACAGATGGGACAAAGAGAAGGAAGTGTATCTCCTTCGCGAACAGAATGAGCGGTGGGATGAGCAGGAAGACGATGAGGATGATGCGACAGAGCAAAATGGATGTGGAAAAAATGATTTTCTGATCTGTGCAACGTGTGGAAAGATTCTTCACGAAAGCCGGAGATCAGAATTTGACTGTGATTGCGATACTGCTAATCGTATACGAGTCAGAAAGGCTGAAGTTAAGGGGACACGAAGTGAGCATCGGTGTCCATGCTGTAATATAGGTCATATGAAGCTGTTTTATCTTGGATACGATGCTGCTACCGCAGTGCTTGGCACGGAGCTTTTCGAACAGCTTCCGGAACACGAGGCAGTGCTCAAGAGTAAGAACAAGGAAGAACAGCCAACCGGCGAACTGTTCTCTATGGCGATTGCTTCAAAACCGGTCATTGAAACCATAAGAAAAAAAAGACAGTTCCTCTCATTCTCTGATAGTCGCAGTGAAGCGGCCTTCTTTGCGTGCTATATGACATCCTTCTATCAGGAATTCCTTCGCAGAAGGGGGATCTGGCATGTAATTAAAGAGAATCAGGACAGTATCAACAAAAATCCTTGGGAGATCGTTACTCTTGTTGATGAAATTACATCTTACTTTGATACAAACAGGACGTTTGCTGACCCGGGCGATGACGGAAAGAAAAATCTTACTGCGGTTAGCAGACATCAGGCATGGATTGCCGTCCTAAACGAGATGGTCGGAGCCAGAAGAAGTACCAGCCTGGTATCGATGGGAATATTGGATTTTTCCTATAAGGGAAATAATCCACAACTCATGACAGCAGTTGCCAATAAGTACGGTAAGTCCATCGAGGATGTTGTGGCACTATTTCACCTACTTGTGATGGACTTGGTCTATAATGGTGCGCTTGAGGGGGAAGGCGTCAATCTTACGGACGATGACCGTGAATACATATATTATACGGCATCTCCGAGAAGATTTGTAAAATGCAAGCAGTCGGAGTCGGAGAGGAAGAAAAATGGTCTTAGCGGGTGGATTCCCAGGCGGAAATCGAATGGCGGTTCATTTAAGAATGGTCGAGTGAAAAGAACCATGCAAGTGCTTGGTATCAGCGAAGAGGAAGCAATTGATCTGCTTTCGAAATTCTGGGAGTCCGTTCTTTTGCAAAGTGAATTCTCCATGACCCATGATGGCGGAGCAGAGTACTATATTTCAACCAACCGTTTTGTAGTGAAAGCCGGCTCTGAGGCTCTGCCTGTTTTCGTCTGTGCGAAATGTGGCAAAACGACGATGACGAATTGTCAGGACAAGTGTGTATCTATAAGGTGCGATGGGAAGCTGCGAAGGGTTTCTCATGAAGATTTGCTGTCAGATAATCATTTTGCAAGACTGTATTCTACCGAACAGATGCGTCCGATGCATATCAGAGAACATACTGCACAGCTTGGTAGAGCGGAGCAGCAAACATATCAGGAGATGTTTGTCAACAAGGAGATCAATGCACTGAGCTGTTCTACGACCTTTGAGATGGGTGTGGATGTTGGTGATCTGGAGACCGTATATCTTCGAAATATGCCGCCGTCCCCCGCAAACTATGTTCAGCGTGCAGGACGTGCGGGCCGAAGCATACATTCTGCAGCGTATGCACTTACCTATGCGAAGCTGGGGTCACATGACTTTACATACTTTGATAAACCTGAGCGGATGATTTCTGGGAAGATTGGGGTTCCGCTTTTTTCGATCTCCAATGAAAAGGTTGTTCTACGGCATATCTTTGCCGTTGCATTGGCTGATTTCTTTGGTCATTACGAAGAGGTTTATAATCGGAACGATGCCAATGAACTTCTGAATAACGATGGTTACGAAAAACTGGTGGATTATATCAAAAGCAGACCCAATGAGCTCTTTGATATTTTGAAACAGTCAATTCCTGTGAATCTCCATGATGGTATGGGAATTACTGATTGGTCGTGGACAGAAAAGCTTATCGGAGACGATGGCGTATTAAAGGTTGCTGTTGAGGATTTCAGAAATACCGTTGCCTGGTATGGGAAGGAAATTTTCAGGTTAAAACGAAAGAACGACATTCAGGCAGCAGCGCACTATGAAAGACACTTGAAGGCTTATCGCAGAAGCCCGGACGATAAGCGTGGGCGAAACGAATTGATTGAGTTCCTCGTCAGAAACAATGTCCTTCCGAAATATGGTTTTCCGGTTGATACGGTTGAACTATACCAAGGAACGAACTCGCCATTCGGAAAAAAACTTCAGATGGTGCGCGATCTTCAGCTTGCAATTGCGGAATATGCTCCTGATGCACAGGTTGTTGCGGATGGAATGCTTTATACCAGCAGATATATAAGAAAACTGCCGCAGACTACGGGACAGGACTGGGAAGAGGTTTATATTGCAGAATGCAAGAATAAATTCTGTAAGACATGGAATTATAGAAGAACGGAGCCATCTAAAGACGGGGAAAAATGTATCTCTTGTCATTCAATCATAGAAAAAGCGAGATGGAAGAAAGCGATAGAGCCGAGAAAAGGGTTTATTGCAGAACCTAAGCCTACGGCTGTGCCGCTCAGAAAACCGGATCGATCATTTAAGAGCGAGGATTATTATATTGGCGACCCACAGCGTCAGATTATGACCAAAAAGACATTTCTGATTGAGGGAAGCCATAAGATACAGATGGAAACCTCTACGAATGATTCACTGATGGTTGTATGCAAGGATAACTTCTTCGTATGTGATCGTTGTGGGTATTCTATTAGTTCTGTATCCGGTAAGAATAAAAAAGATTTTAATTCTAACGCAAAATATATTGAAGAGAGACATAAGACCCCTTGGGACAAGGATTGCAATGGCAGATTATACCGGAAAGACCTTTGTCATGCGTTTAAGACGGATGTCGTACAAATTGTATTCGGGACATCAAGAGCAAAGAATCAGGCGGTCATGCTTTCTGTAATGTATGCACTTTTGGAGGCAATGTCTGATGAGCTGGATATCGAAAGAACAGACATTAAAGGATGTCTTCACAAGGTTCGATACGAGAACAGCATGGTATACGCCATCATCTTGTATGATGGCGTTGCCGGAGGTGCCGGTCATGTCAGAAGACTTGTGACGGAGGACTGTGGGGTATTCCAGCGGATCGTGTCCAAGGCTGTATCGCTGACAAAGAACTGTAATTGCAGTCCTTCTTGCTATCGCTGCCTGAGAAATTATTACAATCAGGCAGTGCATAATATATTGGACCGTTGTGAAGCATATCGCTTCCTCGAAGCATTTAGCGGCGAGGCGATTGTGATACCGGACGAAGATTTTCAAGAGAAACATAGCGCGAAGCCTACAGCAGAAATTACAGAAGACTGTCTGCGTTTTGGCGATTCATGGCCGTGCAGTTATAACAATTGGAGTGAATTCATGGTGATGATACCAGATAACTGCAAGGAAATCTTTGCGGACTTTGATTATTGCCACATACCGTTGCCGACAGAGGCATATTGCAAATGCAAAGTGCAGGGAACGGACTATGAATATGAAGTTCTCCTTCTTTGGGAGGATAAGAAAATAATGGTGTTTGAGGATGACAGACAAAAGCTCGATGTTGCGGGGTGGACATCCATGAAAGTGGGTGAGATCAAAGCAAAAGCGTTTATAAATTTATTTTAA
- a CDS encoding nuclease-related domain-containing DEAD/DEAH box helicase gives MARMIPNRLEDDHGSFGERRVFEALKDKLEDDFIVFHSVRWNARNERDTIIWGECDFTVFHPTYGMIVLEVKSGGIECTNNRWTYVRTDNGKKYRMKCGPLEQCDREIRYKFKNLVHELLDRSSEDDRQYCLVEPAAWFPSIGKRDIVGELPMEYRDEIVLYENALDNPKKFIMGIYDYYDGRKHTRLNSNSCKKIVDAFAPYFSAVPSLKSRRQERNEEFVRLTRQQNYLLDYLEEQRVAAIQGAAGTGKTMLAVEKANRLAKSGKVLFLCFNRYLKEHLQGLKEDEPDRYTDIDFYNLPQLACAVMKVSSVEKDDMIYFLSNFENYDWSYNHIVIDEGQDFDGEAISKLYDIALLQDGAFYVFYDKKQFVQGLEFPDWLVNAECRLVLNINCRNTYQIADTAGRPVDIQPRVKERSVEGDMPSFYLCKDAKEALKTLSKSIDKYRAANYSYEQICVLTLKTENSSILKDIDKIGNHQIRKEMEGEGVLFTTVRKFKGLEADAIIIIDMDGNTFTNDESKRLFYVGCSRAKHQLDIVFVGSEDALKNAGKGLTDQIFPNAKIGIARCLNVKPVQI, from the coding sequence ATGGCACGGATGATACCCAACAGACTTGAAGATGACCATGGAAGTTTTGGAGAAAGGAGGGTGTTTGAAGCACTTAAGGATAAACTGGAAGATGATTTCATAGTTTTTCATTCGGTCAGATGGAATGCTCGCAATGAAAGGGATACAATTATATGGGGAGAATGTGATTTTACGGTTTTCCATCCGACCTACGGAATGATTGTTCTTGAAGTGAAATCCGGCGGTATTGAATGTACAAATAACCGCTGGACATATGTCCGTACTGACAATGGAAAAAAATACCGTATGAAATGTGGTCCGTTGGAGCAGTGTGATCGGGAGATAAGATATAAATTTAAGAATCTGGTCCATGAGCTGTTAGATCGTTCATCGGAAGATGATAGACAATATTGCCTTGTTGAACCGGCAGCATGGTTTCCATCAATCGGCAAGAGGGATATTGTCGGTGAACTTCCCATGGAGTACAGAGACGAGATTGTTCTGTATGAGAATGCATTGGATAATCCCAAGAAGTTCATCATGGGAATTTATGATTATTACGACGGAAGGAAACATACAAGATTAAACTCGAATTCCTGCAAAAAAATTGTAGATGCTTTTGCCCCATATTTTAGTGCGGTACCAAGTCTGAAGTCGAGGCGTCAAGAGCGGAATGAGGAGTTCGTTCGCCTGACAAGACAGCAGAATTACCTGCTGGATTATCTCGAAGAACAGCGTGTCGCTGCCATTCAGGGAGCGGCAGGGACGGGCAAGACCATGCTTGCGGTCGAAAAGGCAAATAGGCTTGCCAAGTCGGGAAAGGTTCTCTTTTTATGCTTCAACAGATATCTGAAAGAGCATTTACAAGGATTAAAGGAAGATGAACCAGACAGATATACAGATATCGATTTTTATAATCTTCCACAACTCGCCTGTGCAGTCATGAAGGTTTCATCTGTAGAGAAAGATGATATGATCTACTTTCTGTCGAACTTTGAAAATTATGATTGGAGCTATAATCACATAGTCATTGATGAGGGGCAGGACTTTGATGGCGAGGCGATTAGTAAATTGTATGATATCGCCTTGCTTCAAGACGGTGCGTTCTATGTCTTCTACGATAAGAAGCAGTTTGTGCAGGGGCTTGAGTTCCCCGATTGGCTTGTCAATGCCGAATGCAGACTCGTGTTGAATATAAATTGCCGGAATACATATCAGATTGCGGATACCGCCGGAAGACCTGTTGACATTCAACCACGGGTCAAAGAACGGTCCGTTGAAGGTGATATGCCAAGCTTTTACTTGTGTAAGGATGCAAAAGAAGCCTTGAAGACATTAAGTAAAAGCATAGATAAATACCGTGCTGCAAATTATTCTTACGAACAAATATGTGTGCTTACGCTCAAGACTGAGAATAGCTCGATTCTTAAGGATATTGACAAGATAGGAAACCATCAAATTAGAAAAGAGATGGAGGGGGAAGGGGTTCTATTTACTACGGTAAGAAAATTCAAGGGGCTGGAGGCAGATGCCATAATTATTATTGATATGGATGGAAATACCTTTACGAATGATGAAAGTAAGCGACTGTTTTATGTGGGATGTTCCAGAGCAAAGCATCAGCTTGATATTGTTTTTGTTGGTAGTGAAGATGCCTTAAAAAATGCAGGGAAGGGACTTACAGACCAGATATTTCCAAACGCTAAAATTGGAATTGCTAGGTGTCTAAATGTTAAGCCTGTACAAATTTAA